In one Pempheris klunzingeri isolate RE-2024b chromosome 8, fPemKlu1.hap1, whole genome shotgun sequence genomic region, the following are encoded:
- the fxyd3 gene encoding phospholemman yields MSKICALVLMTLVSLVFAEEQNVEDDPFTFDYHKLRVGGLILAAVLCLIGITILLSGHCRCKFNQDKRRRTGSNAQQMLSDQGRSCDC; encoded by the exons ATGTCGAAGATCTGTGCTCTGGTGTTGATGACAC TTGTGTCCCTGGTGTTTGCAGAAGAACAGAATG TGGAAGATGATCCATTTACCTTTG ACTACCACAAACTACGTGTTGGAGGCCTGATCCTAGCTGCTGTGCTATGTCTCATTGGCATCACCATCCTGCTCA GTGGCCACTGCAGGTGCAAGTTCAACCAGGACAAAAG AAGGAGAACAGGAAGCAATGCTCAGCAGATGCTTTCTGACCAAG
- the fxyd11 gene encoding FXYD domain-containing ion transport regulator 11 has product MSVNHNTNTKIHTSDRAVSWDIHTHSSAPEPSAQVSTAVLKMGRLDVVAIVAVLFTLFMETEANPFVYNYERLRIGGLICSCLLVAGGFSVLLYNRCSRKNKKVEDDSSEI; this is encoded by the exons atgtctgTCAACCACAATACCAACACA aaaatacacaCTTCTGACCGGGCAGTGTCTTgggacattcacacacactcctctgctcCTGAACCGTCAGCACAGGTAAGTACAG CTGTGTTGAAGATGGGACGTCTAGATGTTGTGGCCATTGTGGCAG TGCTCTTCACCCTTTTTATGGAAACTGAAGCAA ATCCATTTGTTTACA ACTATGAAAGGCTACGAATCGGAGGCCTGATCTGTTCCTGCTTGTTGGTGGCTGGAGGATTCAGCGTTTTACTTT ATAACAGGTGCTCCAGGAAGAACAA AAAAGTGGAGGATGACAGCAGTGAAATCTGA